In the genome of Fluviispira vulneris, one region contains:
- a CDS encoding carboxyl transferase domain-containing protein, with amino-acid sequence MSFFKSQISTHSDGFKQNQIYNQEICNDLESLYEKIRMGGGEKARERHQSQGKMLVRDRIQNLCDASSPFIEISPLAANEVYEDSVPCAGVVAGIGQISGKMCMIIGNDATVKGGTYYPLTVKKHLRAQEIALENKLPCIYLVDSGGAFLPMQAEVFPDKEHFGRIFYNQANMSANQIPQISAVMGSCTAGGAYVPAMSDQTIIVNKTGTIFLGGPPLVKAATGEDVTAEYLGGAQVHTELSGVADHFAHDDEHAIEILRNIVDNLGKTKQAQIDIRSPELPAYDPSEILGIWPKDLRRQVDIREVIARIVDGSRFFEFKERYATTIVTGFAHIEGIPCGIIANNGVLFSESALKVTHFIELCTKEKIPLVFLQNITGYMVGSQYERSGIAKDGAKMVHAVATAKVPKITLLLGGSYGAGNYGMCGRAYSPRFLWTWPSSRISVMGGEQAAQVMVTVKKDQLLRENKKLSAHEEEEIASPIRKKYEKEGHPYYASARLWDDGIINMIKTRSMLAASLSVTLNTPISETSTGVFRM; translated from the coding sequence ATGAGCTTCTTCAAAAGTCAAATATCTACGCATTCTGATGGTTTTAAACAAAACCAAATTTACAATCAAGAAATTTGTAACGATCTTGAATCGCTCTATGAAAAAATCCGCATGGGTGGCGGTGAAAAGGCGCGCGAAAGACATCAATCTCAAGGAAAGATGCTCGTACGCGATCGCATTCAAAATTTATGCGACGCTTCTTCACCATTTATTGAAATATCACCTCTTGCTGCAAATGAAGTATATGAAGACTCAGTTCCTTGCGCAGGAGTTGTTGCAGGTATAGGACAAATATCTGGAAAAATGTGCATGATAATTGGTAATGATGCCACGGTGAAAGGTGGAACTTATTATCCCTTAACAGTAAAGAAACATTTGCGTGCACAAGAAATAGCGTTAGAAAATAAGTTACCTTGCATTTATTTAGTGGATAGTGGCGGAGCTTTTTTGCCTATGCAAGCTGAAGTTTTTCCTGATAAGGAGCACTTCGGAAGAATTTTTTATAACCAAGCAAATATGAGTGCAAATCAAATTCCTCAAATCTCTGCGGTTATGGGCTCCTGTACAGCTGGTGGAGCGTATGTTCCTGCCATGAGCGATCAAACGATAATCGTAAATAAAACAGGCACTATTTTTTTGGGTGGCCCTCCCCTCGTAAAAGCAGCAACGGGTGAAGATGTCACAGCGGAGTATTTAGGAGGAGCGCAGGTTCATACGGAACTCAGTGGAGTTGCGGATCACTTTGCGCACGATGATGAACATGCGATTGAAATTCTAAGAAATATTGTAGATAACCTTGGCAAAACCAAACAAGCGCAGATAGATATTCGTTCCCCTGAACTACCGGCGTATGATCCTTCAGAAATTCTTGGAATTTGGCCAAAAGATTTGCGCAGACAAGTTGATATCCGCGAAGTTATTGCACGCATCGTTGATGGCAGCCGTTTTTTTGAATTTAAGGAACGTTACGCAACGACAATTGTTACTGGTTTTGCTCATATTGAAGGAATTCCATGTGGGATAATAGCAAATAATGGAGTGCTTTTTAGTGAAAGCGCACTTAAAGTAACACACTTTATCGAGCTTTGCACAAAAGAAAAAATTCCATTGGTATTTTTGCAAAATATCACTGGCTATATGGTCGGTTCTCAATACGAAAGATCAGGTATAGCAAAAGATGGTGCAAAAATGGTACATGCTGTTGCAACTGCTAAAGTTCCAAAAATCACCCTTCTCTTAGGAGGATCCTATGGAGCAGGAAATTATGGTATGTGTGGAAGAGCTTATTCACCACGTTTTCTTTGGACATGGCCATCAAGTCGAATATCTGTTATGGGTGGAGAACAAGCAGCACAAGTTATGGTAACTGTAAAAAAAGATCAACTTTTAAGAGAAAATAAGAAATTAAGCGCACATGAAGAAGAGGAAATTGCAAGTCCAATTCGCAAAAAATATGAAAAAGAAGGTCATCCTTATTATGCCTCAGCCAGACTCTGGGATGATGGAATTATTAATATGATTAAAACAAGATCTATGCTTGCTGCCAGTTTATCTGTTACCTTAAATACACCTATTTCAGAAACTTCAACTGGTGTTTTTAGAATGTAA
- a CDS encoding metallophosphoesterase, giving the protein MQDSSNNLVIKSLAPSTERLPLFIVGDVHGCARELAELIETAKKHISKFQLILVGDLFTKGPDPVGVFELIQEHSAMCIKGNHDWALWSTIQQAQKRSFHTLAEHTKQTLHLIRYHKRAIFDLLCSLPHAYTTTVVSQLKRSHWEKEYPLIIVHAGIDSTKGLLGTTERMLLTARYVRWDSKTNEKKLLVVPSGYRSEVLNSMNQNNMSHENNENNVLRERFRWHELHNGPALIVFGHDAKQGLFRKTLPSGRPICVGIDTGCTYGNSLTGYFPEVDLAIQVRSQRKYFDIKKNIILLKPHQNKHAAV; this is encoded by the coding sequence TTGCAGGACAGTTCAAATAACCTTGTTATAAAAAGTTTGGCACCATCAACTGAGCGTTTGCCCCTTTTTATAGTAGGTGATGTACATGGATGTGCGCGTGAACTTGCTGAACTTATTGAAACTGCTAAAAAACATATATCAAAGTTTCAATTAATCCTTGTTGGCGATCTTTTTACAAAAGGCCCAGATCCTGTAGGAGTTTTTGAATTAATTCAAGAACATTCTGCAATGTGCATAAAAGGAAATCATGATTGGGCACTTTGGTCAACTATCCAACAAGCTCAAAAAAGAAGTTTTCATACTTTAGCTGAGCACACTAAGCAAACTCTACACTTAATTCGCTATCACAAAAGAGCAATTTTTGATTTACTTTGCTCATTGCCACATGCATACACAACAACGGTTGTATCTCAATTAAAAAGAAGTCATTGGGAAAAAGAATATCCACTGATTATAGTTCATGCTGGAATTGATTCAACAAAAGGTTTGCTTGGTACAACTGAAAGAATGTTATTAACAGCACGCTATGTGCGCTGGGATTCCAAAACTAATGAAAAAAAGTTATTGGTTGTTCCATCAGGCTACCGCTCAGAAGTTTTAAATTCAATGAATCAAAATAATATGAGTCACGAAAATAATGAAAATAATGTTTTACGAGAAAGGTTTCGCTGGCATGAATTGCATAATGGACCAGCACTTATAGTTTTTGGACACGATGCAAAGCAAGGATTATTTCGCAAAACTCTGCCTTCAGGTAGACCTATTTGTGTCGGGATAGACACAGGTTGTACCTACGGAAATAGCTTGACTGGTTATTTTCCTGAGGTAGATTTAGCTATTCAGGTAAGGTCACAAAGAAAATACTTTGATATCAAAAAAAATATTATTCTTCTTAAACCTCATCAGAACAAACATGCTGCGGTTTAA
- a CDS encoding acyclic terpene utilization AtuA family protein has protein sequence MSKKDFIRIANAGGYWGDDPYALRRQVFGELKLDYISIDFLAEITMSILQKQRAKDPNAGYAKDFIHALEPVLEECLKRKIKIITNAGGVNPKSCAEDLFNLARKKNLNLKVAVVDGDDIFSLIPSLRTKGVAFKNMETDEDFSNCADRVLCANTYFGALPVAEALKHEPDIVLCGRVTDTGITLAAMMHEFNWKLDDYDKLAHGIVAGHIIECGAQASGGNFTDWQKVPSFIDIGFPIVECHPDGSFYVTKHPNTGGYISCQTIREQLLYEMGTPQSYITPDVIADFSTIQISSEKPERVKVTGIKGRKPTDLLKVSIAYEDGYKCSGSLIISGPDVRAKAEMFAKVFWLRLESELKNAGFSSTVKFKNTEYVGDDSTHKGMLNKHEAIEILLKLTVRDHDRNKLNIFRKLLPSLILSGPSGVAVTGGAPLISDVVSYWPALIPQDCALPNVHIYEQKSGEDKCHLSYEKLKMNWPITGGSSLIETPIHDPFSPALVSVMSTSKAICVSLMEIAHARSGDKGDTVNIGLIGRSPECYVWLRENITAEKVNDWFHSLCKGNVHRYLVPNLWALNFLLEESLGGGGTMSLQIDAQGKTFSQALLRCEVDIPEILLSTISPEFKACAGELVRRSV, from the coding sequence ATGTCAAAGAAAGACTTCATTCGTATTGCAAATGCTGGCGGTTATTGGGGTGATGATCCATATGCTTTACGTAGACAAGTATTTGGTGAACTTAAATTAGATTATATTTCCATTGACTTTCTTGCAGAGATAACTATGAGTATCTTGCAGAAGCAACGCGCTAAAGATCCAAATGCAGGATATGCAAAAGACTTTATTCATGCGCTTGAACCAGTTCTTGAAGAATGTCTTAAAAGAAAAATTAAAATAATAACCAATGCAGGTGGAGTAAATCCAAAATCTTGCGCTGAGGATTTATTTAATTTAGCGCGAAAAAAGAATTTAAATTTAAAAGTTGCCGTTGTCGATGGTGATGATATTTTTTCATTAATTCCATCGCTCAGGACAAAAGGTGTTGCTTTTAAAAACATGGAAACCGATGAGGATTTTTCCAATTGTGCAGATAGAGTTTTATGTGCAAATACATATTTCGGAGCTTTGCCAGTAGCTGAGGCATTAAAACATGAGCCTGATATTGTATTATGCGGTAGAGTAACAGATACAGGTATAACACTCGCTGCTATGATGCATGAATTTAATTGGAAATTAGATGATTATGATAAGCTTGCACATGGCATTGTTGCAGGTCATATTATTGAATGTGGAGCACAAGCTTCGGGCGGTAATTTTACCGATTGGCAAAAAGTACCGAGCTTTATTGATATAGGTTTTCCCATTGTTGAATGTCATCCAGATGGAAGTTTTTATGTAACTAAACATCCCAATACTGGTGGATATATAAGTTGCCAAACAATTCGTGAACAACTTTTATATGAGATGGGCACTCCGCAAAGTTATATCACCCCCGACGTCATTGCTGATTTTTCGACAATTCAAATTTCATCTGAAAAACCAGAAAGAGTTAAAGTAACAGGAATCAAAGGACGTAAGCCTACAGATCTTTTAAAAGTCAGCATAGCATATGAAGACGGTTATAAATGCTCGGGTTCCCTTATCATTTCTGGACCAGATGTCCGTGCTAAAGCTGAAATGTTTGCAAAAGTTTTTTGGTTAAGGCTCGAAAGTGAATTAAAAAACGCAGGTTTTTCTTCTACCGTTAAATTTAAAAATACAGAATATGTGGGTGATGACAGCACACACAAAGGTATGCTAAATAAGCATGAAGCAATCGAAATTTTATTAAAATTAACAGTGCGTGACCATGATAGAAATAAGTTAAATATTTTTAGAAAACTTTTACCAAGTTTAATATTGAGTGGTCCATCTGGTGTTGCAGTGACTGGTGGCGCTCCTCTTATTTCAGATGTCGTTAGTTACTGGCCAGCATTGATACCACAAGATTGTGCATTACCAAATGTTCATATATATGAACAAAAATCGGGTGAGGATAAGTGCCATTTATCTTATGAAAAATTAAAAATGAATTGGCCAATTACAGGCGGAAGTTCATTAATAGAGACACCTATCCATGATCCGTTTAGTCCTGCTTTAGTGAGTGTTATGTCAACATCAAAAGCTATTTGCGTAAGCCTAATGGAAATTGCTCATGCACGCAGTGGAGATAAAGGTGACACCGTTAATATTGGATTGATTGGCCGCAGTCCAGAATGTTATGTCTGGTTGAGAGAAAATATTACAGCTGAAAAAGTGAATGATTGGTTCCATAGCCTCTGTAAAGGAAATGTTCATAGATATTTAGTACCAAATTTATGGGCTTTGAATTTTCTTCTTGAGGAATCACTTGGTGGAGGAGGAACAATGAGTTTACAAATTGATGCTCAGGGTAAAACTTTCAGCCAGGCTTTATTGCGATGTGAAGTAGATATACCCGAAATACTTCTATCGACTATTTCTCCAGAATTCAAAGCTTGTGCAGGAGAACTCGTAAGGAGAAGTGTTTAA
- a CDS encoding enoyl-CoA hydratase-related protein, translating to MNKVHYSGQNIRVEKYPYGVKKLIFTRPDIRNAFHAAMIEEINLILLQMKAIKDENEMRLLIIEGEGKVFCAGADLAYMKEQAKNTEEQNLNDARALGKMFYNLADFPCPVLSLVKGAAIGGGLGLVACSDYVLTEENTIFATSEVLLGIVPAVISPYIIRKIGVGNAAPFLLTGKKMSALDCEKIGLVSKVTDALEINKELEKVTLEFIMAAPSAARRTKELIKNASPLPNPTQFEFTVQQIAKARCSDEGKAGLSSFFEKTTPFWCHGIKK from the coding sequence ATGAATAAAGTTCATTATTCTGGACAAAATATAAGAGTTGAAAAATATCCTTATGGAGTTAAGAAATTAATTTTTACTCGACCTGATATTCGCAACGCTTTTCATGCTGCAATGATAGAAGAAATAAATTTAATTTTATTGCAAATGAAAGCAATAAAAGATGAAAATGAAATGCGTCTTCTCATTATTGAAGGTGAGGGAAAAGTATTTTGTGCGGGTGCCGATCTCGCTTATATGAAAGAGCAAGCAAAAAATACGGAAGAACAAAATCTAAATGATGCTCGAGCACTTGGAAAAATGTTTTATAATTTAGCAGATTTTCCCTGTCCTGTGCTCAGTCTCGTAAAAGGCGCAGCGATCGGTGGAGGATTAGGGCTTGTTGCTTGTTCAGATTATGTTCTAACGGAAGAAAATACTATATTTGCCACAAGTGAAGTTTTATTAGGTATAGTTCCAGCTGTTATCAGTCCATATATTATAAGAAAAATAGGAGTAGGAAATGCAGCTCCTTTTTTATTAACGGGCAAAAAAATGTCTGCTCTAGATTGTGAAAAAATTGGCCTAGTCTCTAAAGTAACAGATGCTCTTGAGATAAATAAAGAGCTAGAAAAAGTAACACTTGAATTTATTATGGCTGCTCCATCAGCTGCAAGAAGAACCAAAGAGCTTATAAAAAATGCTTCTCCATTGCCAAACCCGACCCAATTTGAATTCACTGTTCAACAAATTGCAAAAGCAAGGTGCAGTGATGAAGGAAAAGCGGGACTAAGTTCTTTTTTTGAAAAAACCACTCCCTTTTGGTGTCATGGAATAAAAAAATGA
- a CDS encoding acyl-CoA dehydrogenase family protein, translating into MTNYHSNAQEIREVIQTVRAFAAKELAPYADELDREERLAPGIFRRLGELGILGLTCPEEFGGAKLGAVSVVAVMEELSYACPGTCLSYLAHTLLFTHNFAQNASPEQLVRYLPSCISGEMVGGMGMTEPGAGSDAIGLKTRAVRKGDHYVINGSKMFITNGPIADVFLVYARTGDNRNDISTFIIERGFQGFSVGKKLSKMGMRASPTGELIFKDCIVPVENLVGDEGSSVKHMMKNLDIERVGLAAMALGIARACLDHSLKYAQERQQFNENIINFQSVSEKIANMYIGYRAARAFVYEAAQVIEEGRRANQEAAAAKVYASEMATKVALDAIQVLGGYGYIREFPVERLMRDAKLLEIGGGTSEILRSIIIKEFVRKSSK; encoded by the coding sequence ATGACAAACTATCATAGCAATGCCCAAGAAATTAGGGAAGTCATTCAAACTGTTAGAGCATTTGCGGCTAAAGAACTTGCTCCCTATGCAGACGAACTTGATAGGGAAGAGAGACTCGCTCCTGGTATTTTCCGTCGTTTGGGTGAACTCGGAATATTAGGCTTAACGTGTCCCGAAGAGTTTGGTGGAGCAAAATTAGGTGCTGTTTCTGTTGTCGCCGTAATGGAAGAGTTGAGTTATGCATGCCCTGGCACTTGCTTAAGTTATCTTGCTCACACGCTTCTTTTCACTCATAACTTTGCTCAAAATGCTTCACCCGAGCAGTTGGTTCGTTATCTTCCAAGTTGCATTTCTGGAGAAATGGTTGGTGGTATGGGTATGACTGAACCTGGTGCAGGATCCGATGCCATTGGTTTAAAAACAAGAGCAGTGCGAAAAGGAGATCATTACGTAATCAATGGTTCAAAAATGTTTATAACGAATGGTCCTATTGCTGATGTTTTTCTTGTGTATGCACGGACTGGTGACAATCGCAATGATATATCAACTTTCATTATCGAAAGGGGATTTCAAGGATTCTCCGTTGGAAAAAAACTATCAAAGATGGGAATGAGAGCAAGTCCAACGGGTGAATTGATTTTTAAAGATTGCATAGTCCCAGTTGAAAATTTAGTGGGTGATGAGGGTTCATCTGTAAAACATATGATGAAGAATCTTGATATTGAACGGGTTGGTTTAGCAGCCATGGCGCTTGGAATAGCAAGAGCCTGTTTAGATCACTCTTTAAAATATGCACAAGAACGTCAACAATTTAATGAAAACATTATTAACTTCCAATCTGTTAGCGAAAAAATTGCGAATATGTATATTGGTTACCGTGCTGCACGTGCATTTGTATATGAGGCTGCGCAAGTTATTGAAGAAGGACGTAGAGCAAATCAAGAAGCTGCTGCTGCAAAAGTTTATGCTTCCGAAATGGCGACTAAAGTTGCGCTCGATGCCATCCAAGTTCTTGGCGGTTATGGTTATATAAGGGAATTCCCTGTTGAGCGACTTATGCGTGATGCAAAATTATTAGAAATTGGCGGTGGTACAAGTGAAATATTACGTAGTATTATTATAAAGGAGTTTGTTCGTAAAAGTAGCAAATAA
- a CDS encoding acetyl/propionyl/methylcrotonyl-CoA carboxylase subunit alpha, with protein sequence MKKLLIANRGEISRRILKAAKERGFIVAVIATQEDSDSLICQEVDHVIEVSNFLNAEEIVNKAKSWGANFIHPGYGFLSENASFAELVENANISFIGPTSQNIKMMGSKETAKKIAQKSNVPTLDALFSSDLKKIPQDKWENELKNRKIFSPFLVKASGGGGGRGMRIVDDVHELPQAIKRASEEAKASFNDGTVFVERYLKNPRHIEIQVFGDGKGGGVFFGERECSLQRRHQKVIEEAPSTQVNEQLRAEMGKASLALVKETAYKGAGTLEFLLDDAGRFYFLEMNTRLQVEHPVTENVYKVDLVQAQIDLAEGIWPKSFPDPNQFHLLSPQAVSIEARILAEDPRNQFLPTPGRILFYKEPEGEGIRVDSGVTEGSRINSNFDSLIAKLIVTAPTRALAVQKLKNALEDFSIFGFTTNISFLHAIVLQKDFLLGNESTHWIANNLESLTCYNLPQNLIEIFQNKKFREQLSNLLRGERKPTQINNVFLNQGKNLLNVNTNFAANSEFNFIITRSHEKNKFFVSGASIDKILNEKKGQKEIYSDLLQHLSHKSHYNNDIKIPFSAVKTSRNEIQVNLFGEYLKLECPYYNESRIHKSAKGSGEIRAPMAGKVFEVLVSEGQEISAGQVLFIVESMKMQLEVKSAEKGKVTEIFVKQGQILSGTDVMAMVHSNI encoded by the coding sequence ATGAAAAAATTATTAATCGCAAATAGAGGTGAAATTTCGAGAAGAATATTGAAAGCTGCTAAAGAACGAGGATTTATTGTCGCAGTTATTGCTACACAAGAAGACTCTGATTCTCTAATTTGCCAAGAAGTTGATCATGTGATCGAAGTATCTAATTTTTTAAATGCTGAGGAAATTGTTAACAAAGCCAAATCTTGGGGAGCAAATTTTATTCATCCTGGATATGGATTTTTATCGGAAAATGCATCATTTGCAGAATTAGTTGAGAATGCAAATATTTCTTTTATAGGACCCACATCTCAAAATATTAAAATGATGGGAAGTAAAGAAACAGCAAAAAAAATTGCTCAAAAAAGCAATGTTCCAACACTCGATGCATTATTTTCAAGCGACTTAAAAAAAATCCCCCAAGATAAATGGGAAAATGAATTAAAAAATAGAAAAATATTTTCCCCTTTTCTTGTAAAAGCCAGTGGTGGCGGTGGTGGAAGGGGTATGCGCATTGTTGATGATGTTCATGAACTCCCCCAAGCAATTAAACGTGCTTCAGAAGAAGCAAAAGCATCTTTTAATGATGGTACGGTTTTTGTGGAGAGATATTTAAAAAATCCCCGTCATATAGAAATTCAAGTCTTTGGAGATGGAAAAGGTGGGGGTGTTTTCTTTGGAGAAAGAGAATGTTCTCTGCAACGCAGACATCAAAAAGTTATTGAAGAAGCACCTTCTACTCAGGTTAATGAACAACTCAGAGCAGAAATGGGTAAAGCATCTTTAGCATTGGTTAAAGAAACAGCATATAAAGGAGCTGGTACTTTAGAGTTTTTATTAGATGATGCAGGTCGGTTTTATTTTTTGGAAATGAATACGCGCTTACAAGTAGAACATCCAGTAACTGAAAATGTTTATAAAGTTGATCTTGTCCAAGCCCAGATAGATTTAGCAGAAGGAATATGGCCAAAAAGTTTTCCTGACCCCAATCAGTTTCATTTGCTCTCTCCTCAAGCAGTCTCCATAGAAGCTCGTATTTTAGCTGAAGATCCTAGAAATCAATTTCTTCCGACTCCGGGTAGAATTTTATTTTATAAAGAACCTGAAGGAGAAGGTATAAGAGTAGATAGTGGAGTCACTGAAGGATCGCGCATAAATTCCAATTTTGATTCCTTAATCGCAAAGTTAATTGTTACGGCACCAACTCGAGCTTTAGCTGTCCAGAAATTAAAAAATGCTTTGGAAGATTTTTCTATTTTTGGCTTTACAACTAATATTTCATTCTTACACGCGATTGTTTTGCAAAAAGATTTCTTATTAGGTAATGAATCGACTCATTGGATTGCAAATAATTTAGAGTCATTGACATGTTATAATCTTCCACAAAATTTAATAGAAATATTTCAGAATAAAAAATTCAGAGAGCAACTATCAAATTTGCTCAGAGGTGAAAGAAAACCTACGCAAATAAACAATGTTTTTCTGAATCAAGGAAAAAATTTACTCAACGTAAATACGAATTTTGCTGCAAATTCAGAATTTAATTTTATCATCACAAGATCACATGAAAAAAATAAATTTTTTGTTTCTGGGGCATCAATTGACAAAATCCTAAACGAGAAAAAAGGTCAAAAAGAAATTTATTCTGATTTATTGCAACATTTATCACATAAATCTCATTATAATAATGATATTAAAATACCTTTTTCAGCAGTAAAAACTTCACGTAATGAAATACAAGTCAATTTATTTGGCGAGTATTTAAAACTCGAATGTCCATATTACAATGAAAGCAGGATTCATAAATCAGCTAAAGGCAGTGGCGAAATACGCGCGCCTATGGCAGGTAAAGTATTTGAAGTGCTTGTTTCAGAAGGACAAGAAATTTCAGCTGGTCAAGTGCTTTTTATTGTCGAATCTATGAAAATGCAACTTGAAGTAAAATCTGCAGAAAAAGGAAAGGTAACAGAAATCTTTGTCAAACAAGGTCAAATTTTGTCAGGCACAGATGTCATGGCTATGGTACATTCAAATATATAG
- a CDS encoding AMP-binding protein: MHAHDSASTASMLQIFKGSEAFFDLLLKQSIRTNYVTIRTYCNGAWHQLSGKDFCAHLGRASEYWTNTLPIEERQSGQSIILIGRNSYNSFVATCGAILAGLDVMCAPPHMSKNDLKWCLNYFKGVAIATDIHELATQLDGFTVPVLNISQAAWMPQDKHNEPILLTLYREYKIAREASLPKKVADENKSHDHNETKEHPIKASIIREDSPWRKIKPGNFAFVSFGHDGFQKPEVIKPDALVVTAQNFIIHAEFPKQIFWKSIELMPPSNPFSHLSRFCALLKNGIIGFPNPSADWETNIRILRPSYIFASSNEMEQVCSFIDQVSKRSINNSRFKLSEKIDKIQNLMASSRAMKIPEGAFDILKRSLRKASRILAGHSFLKEAVEDLAFIVHGLAPAQEAYVRSLEKLGIPVLESYGTTHAAGMLSCNLFHAAHFKVIGTPLPHVNFRLGAHSTLEYRLSFSEFENAGKWEETGDVAQMTPFGFIITGRKKHLFVTLGGTVVSPVRLEQLLKEDDIIADVCVIGDKLPYLSALIVLNHNALADYRAHPEMIKDQVQTIVNKVNESLPRNVTLKKFSILDKPFTEATGEKLSNGEINRLKIQETRAGLISSLYQ, translated from the coding sequence ATGCATGCTCATGATTCTGCTTCAACTGCCTCAATGCTACAAATATTTAAAGGGAGTGAAGCTTTCTTTGATTTATTACTCAAACAATCAATTCGAACAAATTATGTAACAATTCGTACTTACTGCAATGGTGCTTGGCACCAATTATCAGGAAAAGATTTTTGTGCTCATCTTGGGAGAGCAAGTGAATATTGGACAAATACACTCCCGATAGAAGAACGTCAAAGTGGGCAAAGTATAATTTTAATTGGTAGGAATTCTTATAACTCTTTTGTTGCTACATGTGGAGCAATTCTTGCAGGTTTAGATGTTATGTGTGCTCCACCACATATGTCCAAAAATGATTTAAAATGGTGCTTAAATTATTTTAAAGGAGTTGCAATTGCAACAGATATTCATGAATTAGCAACACAGTTAGATGGTTTTACTGTTCCTGTTTTAAATATTTCACAAGCAGCTTGGATGCCACAAGATAAGCACAATGAACCAATTCTTTTAACGTTATACCGTGAATATAAAATAGCAAGAGAAGCTTCTCTTCCTAAAAAAGTTGCAGATGAAAATAAATCACACGATCATAACGAAACAAAAGAGCATCCCATTAAAGCTTCTATTATTCGTGAGGATTCTCCTTGGAGAAAAATTAAGCCCGGAAATTTTGCATTTGTTTCTTTTGGACATGATGGTTTTCAAAAACCAGAAGTTATAAAACCAGATGCACTGGTTGTTACAGCGCAAAACTTTATTATACATGCAGAATTTCCTAAACAAATTTTTTGGAAAAGCATAGAATTAATGCCTCCAAGTAATCCATTTTCTCATCTAAGTCGATTTTGTGCTCTGCTTAAAAATGGAATTATTGGTTTTCCAAATCCGAGTGCTGACTGGGAAACTAATATTAGAATTCTGCGACCAAGTTATATTTTTGCCAGTTCGAACGAAATGGAACAAGTTTGTTCATTTATCGATCAAGTTTCGAAGCGTTCTATCAATAATTCACGCTTTAAATTAAGTGAAAAAATAGACAAAATTCAAAATTTAATGGCTTCATCGAGAGCAATGAAGATTCCTGAAGGTGCTTTTGATATATTAAAACGTTCTTTACGCAAAGCTTCACGCATTCTAGCAGGTCATTCTTTTTTAAAAGAAGCTGTTGAAGACTTAGCATTTATTGTCCACGGACTCGCCCCAGCACAAGAAGCCTATGTCCGCAGTTTAGAAAAGCTCGGTATACCTGTTTTAGAATCCTATGGTACGACCCACGCTGCAGGTATGCTCTCCTGTAACCTTTTCCATGCAGCTCATTTTAAGGTCATTGGCACCCCGTTACCACATGTAAATTTTAGATTAGGTGCTCATTCTACACTTGAGTACCGTCTTTCCTTCTCTGAATTTGAAAATGCAGGAAAATGGGAAGAGACAGGTGATGTTGCCCAAATGACTCCTTTTGGTTTTATAATAACGGGCCGAAAAAAACATTTGTTTGTAACTTTGGGTGGGACTGTTGTTTCTCCTGTTCGTTTGGAACAACTTTTAAAAGAAGATGATATAATTGCAGATGTTTGTGTAATCGGTGATAAGTTACCTTATCTTTCCGCATTGATTGTTTTAAATCACAATGCTCTTGCAGATTATCGTGCTCATCCTGAAATGATAAAAGATCAAGTGCAAACAATTGTAAATAAAGTGAATGAAAGTTTACCTCGTAATGTAACATTAAAAAAGTTTTCAATACTCGATAAACCTTTTACCGAAGCTACAGGCGAAAAGCTTTCGAATGGTGAAATCAAT